In Arthrobacter citreus, a single genomic region encodes these proteins:
- a CDS encoding 2-isopropylmalate synthase yields MSKIQFLDTTLRDGEQSPGVNLNRFEKLEIARQLESLGVDIIEAGFAASSEGDFLGVQEIARQIRSVSVSSLSRAKDSDIKTAWDALKNAAEPRLHIFLATSDIHMKYKLNMTRLEVLETAKHCVSLAKSFFPKVQISAEDACRTDRAFLAEFAETAIKAGADVINIPDTVGYTSPTEYYDLFKYLQEHVPSYHKAIFSCHCHDDLGMAVANSLAAIQAGANQVECTVNGIGERAGNAALEEIAVALHIREDVYRKNTNLRLHEITKTSELVSRLTGMVVQKNKAIVGTNAFAHESGIHQDGVLKEPTTYEIIPPSLIGLSTNSLVLGKHSGRHAFSDKLKELGFDFSKEIINEAFSQFKTLTDTKKDITDADLLNIISKWSEKEVLK; encoded by the coding sequence ATGAGTAAAATTCAGTTTCTTGATACAACATTACGTGATGGCGAACAATCTCCAGGGGTTAATTTAAATCGATTTGAAAAGCTCGAAATTGCTAGACAACTAGAGTCTTTAGGTGTTGATATCATTGAAGCTGGTTTTGCCGCTTCCTCAGAAGGTGACTTTTTAGGTGTTCAAGAGATTGCGAGACAGATTCGTTCTGTCTCCGTCTCTAGCCTTTCTCGCGCAAAAGATTCAGATATTAAAACAGCATGGGATGCGTTAAAAAATGCAGCAGAACCGAGACTTCATATTTTCTTAGCGACCAGTGACATTCATATGAAATATAAACTAAATATGACTAGATTAGAAGTATTGGAAACTGCTAAACATTGTGTTTCATTAGCTAAATCTTTTTTTCCAAAAGTACAAATTTCAGCTGAAGATGCATGTCGCACTGATCGGGCATTTCTTGCAGAATTTGCAGAGACTGCGATTAAAGCAGGTGCAGACGTTATCAATATACCAGATACAGTAGGGTATACAAGTCCTACTGAATACTACGATTTATTTAAATATTTACAAGAACATGTTCCTTCTTACCATAAAGCTATTTTTTCTTGCCATTGTCATGATGACTTAGGAATGGCAGTAGCAAACTCGTTAGCAGCAATACAGGCTGGAGCAAATCAAGTTGAGTGTACAGTTAATGGAATTGGCGAAAGAGCAGGAAATGCAGCACTAGAAGAAATTGCAGTTGCACTACATATTAGAGAAGATGTTTATCGTAAAAATACGAATTTACGATTACATGAAATTACAAAGACAAGTGAACTTGTTAGTCGTCTAACCGGTATGGTTGTCCAGAAGAATAAAGCGATTGTTGGTACAAATGCATTCGCTCATGAATCAGGAATTCATCAAGATGGCGTTTTAAAAGAGCCTACAACATATGAAATTATTCCGCCATCATTAATTGGGCTTTCTACTAATTCATTAGTATTAGGTAAACACTCAGGCCGTCATGCTTTTTCCGACAAACTAAAAGAACTTGGATTTGACTTTTCAAAAGAGATTATTAATGAGGCTTTTAGTCAATTTAAGACTTTAACAGATACAAAGAAAGACATTACAGATGCAGATTTATTAAACATTATTAGTAAGTGGAGCGAAAAGGAGGTTCTAAAATGA
- the ilvC gene encoding ketol-acid reductoisomerase — MAKVYYGTDVKENVLVGKTIAVIGYGSQGHAHALNLHENGHKVVVGCRPGKSWDTAVNDGLHVTTVAEASKAADVVMILLPDEHQPNVYKNEIEPYLENGNALAFAHGFNVHFDQIVPPANVDVFLVAPKGPGHLVRRTFVDGAAVPALFAVYQDVTGEAKNVALSYAEGIGSTRAGVLETTFKEETETDLFGEQAVLCGGVTSLVKSGFETLVEAGYQPEVAYFECLHELKLIVDLMYEGGMSYMRYSISDTAQWGDFVSGPRVVANESKLAMKDILAEIQDGTFAKGWINENKNGRPVFNKINESEKQHQLEEVGEKLRAMMPFIQRKEKVEVK, encoded by the coding sequence ATGGCTAAAGTTTATTATGGTACAGATGTGAAGGAAAACGTATTAGTTGGGAAAACGATTGCAGTAATTGGCTATGGATCACAAGGTCACGCACACGCTTTAAATCTACATGAAAATGGACATAAAGTTGTAGTTGGTTGTCGACCTGGAAAATCATGGGATACTGCTGTGAATGATGGATTACATGTAACTACTGTTGCTGAGGCTTCAAAGGCGGCAGATGTAGTAATGATTTTATTACCAGATGAGCATCAACCAAATGTATATAAAAATGAAATCGAACCTTACTTAGAAAATGGTAATGCGCTTGCGTTTGCACACGGATTTAATGTTCATTTTGATCAAATTGTTCCTCCAGCAAATGTAGATGTATTTTTAGTAGCTCCAAAAGGACCAGGTCATCTTGTAAGACGTACTTTTGTCGATGGTGCAGCAGTTCCAGCATTATTTGCTGTATACCAAGATGTAACTGGTGAAGCAAAAAACGTAGCTCTTTCTTACGCTGAAGGAATTGGTTCTACAAGAGCAGGAGTACTTGAAACAACATTTAAAGAAGAAACTGAAACAGATCTATTTGGTGAACAAGCGGTATTATGTGGTGGAGTTACATCATTAGTAAAATCAGGATTTGAAACTTTAGTTGAAGCAGGATATCAACCAGAAGTAGCATATTTCGAATGTTTGCACGAATTAAAACTCATCGTTGATTTAATGTACGAAGGCGGTATGAGCTACATGAGATATTCAATCTCTGATACAGCGCAGTGGGGCGATTTCGTTTCTGGTCCAAGAGTCGTTGCAAATGAATCAAAATTAGCGATGAAAGATATTTTAGCAGAAATTCAAGATGGTACATTTGCGAAAGGTTGGATTAACGAAAATAAAAATGGTCGTCCAGTATTCAATAAAATTAATGAAAGTGAAAAACAACATCAATTAGAAGAAGTAGGCGAAAAACTTCGTGCAATGATGCCATTTATCCAAAGAAAAGAAAAGGTCGAGGTGAAGTAA
- the ilvN gene encoding acetolactate synthase small subunit produces MKRVITSTVLNNSGVLNRITGVISRRRFNIESISVGHTEQDHISRITFVVHVDDLQQVEQLIKQLHKQIDVIKVADITEDSVIARELALIKVSTNATTRNEIYSLIEPFRASVIDVSRDQIVVQVTGTSDKVEALIELLRPFELKEIARTGVTAFTRSAKHKEHAQKLLSY; encoded by the coding sequence ATGAAACGAGTCATTACATCGACTGTATTAAATAACAGTGGCGTACTTAATAGAATTACAGGTGTTATTTCAAGAAGGCGATTTAATATTGAAAGTATTTCTGTAGGTCATACAGAACAAGATCATATTTCAAGAATAACTTTTGTCGTTCATGTAGATGATCTACAACAGGTTGAACAATTGATTAAACAGCTTCATAAGCAAATTGATGTCATAAAAGTAGCTGATATAACTGAAGATTCAGTGATTGCTAGAGAACTAGCATTAATTAAAGTAAGTACAAATGCTACTACTAGAAATGAAATTTACAGTTTAATTGAACCATTTCGAGCATCCGTTATTGATGTAAGTCGAGATCAGATTGTGGTTCAAGTAACTGGTACCTCTGATAAAGTTGAGGCTTTGATTGAATTATTAAGACCTTTCGAACTAAAAGAAATAGCTCGTACAGGTGTAACTGCATTTACTAGATCTGCTAAACATAAGGAGCATGCTCAAAAGCTACTCTCTTATTAA
- the ilvB gene encoding acetolactate synthase large subunit yields MRTLSKQKSGANLLIDALKEENVEMIFGYPGGAVLPLYDALYDADIPHILSRHEQGAIHAAEGYARVTGRPGVVIATSGPGATNVVTGLADAMMDSLPLVVFTGQVATNVIGTDAFQEADVIGITMPVTKHNYQVRNVEDVPQIVKEAFHIASTGRQGPVVIDLPKNMMAEKGVKKDEVEVQLPGYQPTYEPNFIQITKLVAAIEKAKKPVVLAGAGILHAKAAIEFTEFIKKFNLPVVNTLLGLGGFPANEELFLGMGGMHGTYTANMAMYESDLLINIGARFDDRLTGNLVHFAKNAVVAHIDIDPAEINKVIPTNIPIVGCAKEVLKVLLKQEVDKQNHSEWLELLKNRKEDFPLQYEASSEVIKPQTVLTLLHSITKGRATISTDVGQHQMWAAQYYPFKEPHKWITSGGLGTMGFGLPSAIGAQFAKPDELVVAIVGDAGFQMTLQEMSMIKEHNLPVKILILNNAALGMVRQWQSAFYNDRFSSSLLDCQPSFTKLAEAYGIKGMTISDPNLVENQLREAIEFDGPVLIDCRVHQAEIVTPMVPPGKGIHEMEGVK; encoded by the coding sequence ATGAGAACTCTGTCAAAACAGAAGTCAGGTGCAAATTTATTAATTGATGCTTTGAAAGAAGAAAATGTTGAAATGATTTTTGGTTACCCTGGAGGGGCAGTATTACCATTATATGATGCACTTTATGATGCTGATATTCCCCACATTCTATCAAGGCATGAACAGGGTGCAATCCATGCGGCAGAAGGATATGCAAGAGTAACTGGTCGACCAGGTGTAGTAATTGCTACGAGTGGTCCAGGGGCAACAAATGTCGTAACGGGTCTAGCAGATGCGATGATGGATTCCCTACCTTTAGTTGTTTTCACTGGGCAGGTTGCTACAAATGTAATTGGTACTGATGCCTTTCAAGAAGCAGATGTTATTGGTATAACAATGCCAGTTACAAAACACAACTACCAAGTTCGAAATGTAGAAGATGTTCCACAAATCGTAAAAGAAGCATTTCATATTGCTTCAACCGGCCGACAAGGTCCAGTTGTAATTGATCTACCTAAAAATATGATGGCTGAAAAAGGAGTGAAAAAGGACGAAGTAGAAGTTCAATTACCAGGTTATCAACCGACATATGAACCAAATTTTATTCAAATTACAAAGCTCGTAGCAGCGATTGAAAAAGCAAAAAAACCAGTTGTCTTAGCAGGTGCAGGCATTTTACATGCAAAAGCGGCTATAGAGTTTACTGAATTTATAAAAAAGTTTAATCTCCCAGTTGTTAATACATTGTTAGGCTTAGGGGGATTTCCAGCAAATGAGGAATTATTCCTTGGAATGGGTGGGATGCACGGTACTTATACAGCAAATATGGCAATGTACGAAAGTGATTTGCTCATTAATATCGGAGCAAGATTTGATGATCGATTAACAGGCAATTTAGTACACTTTGCTAAAAATGCAGTCGTAGCACATATCGATATCGATCCAGCTGAAATAAACAAGGTTATTCCAACAAATATTCCAATCGTTGGATGTGCTAAAGAAGTACTAAAGGTTTTGTTAAAACAAGAGGTAGATAAACAGAATCATAGCGAATGGCTTGAGCTCCTTAAAAATCGTAAAGAAGACTTTCCTTTACAGTATGAAGCAAGTAGTGAGGTGATTAAACCACAAACGGTCTTAACTTTACTCCACTCAATTACAAAGGGGAGAGCTACTATTTCTACAGATGTAGGTCAACATCAAATGTGGGCTGCTCAGTATTATCCATTTAAAGAACCACATAAATGGATCACATCTGGTGGACTTGGAACAATGGGATTTGGATTACCTTCAGCAATTGGTGCACAATTTGCAAAACCAGATGAACTTGTTGTTGCAATCGTTGGTGATGCTGGATTTCAAATGACATTGCAAGAAATGAGCATGATTAAGGAACATAATTTACCAGTCAAAATTTTAATTTTAAACAATGCAGCCCTAGGAATGGTAAGACAGTGGCAATCAGCATTTTATAATGACCGCTTCTCTAGTTCTCTATTAGACTGCCAACCTAGTTTTACTAAACTTGCAGAAGCATATGGCATTAAAGGAATGACGATATCAGATCCAAATTTAGTTGAAAATCAATTAAGAGAAGCCATTGAATTTGATGGCCCAGTATTAATTGATTGCAGAGTACATCAAGCTGAAATCGTTACACCAATGGTTCCACCAGGTAAAGGGATTCACGAAATGGAAGGGGTGAAATAA
- the ilvD gene encoding dihydroxy-acid dehydratase, translated as MRSDMIKKGIDRAPHRSLLLAAGVKEEDFHKPFIAVCNSYIDIVPGHIHLREMADVVKQAIRDAGGVPFEFNTIGVDDGIAMGHIGMRYSLPSREIIADAAETVVNAHWFDGVFYMPNCDKITPGMLMASVRTNVPAVFVSGGPMAGGLSKDGKALSLVSVFEGVGAFKSGNMSVEELLDIEKSACPTCGSCSGMFTANSMNCIMEMLGVALPYNGTILATSKDRHKLIRDAAYHLMDCIEKDIKPRDIITKEAIDDAFALDMAMGGSTNTVLHLMAIANEAGIEYDLKDINDVARRVPYLSKISPASHYSMHDVHLAGGVPAIIKELTTIPGAINSDRITITGKTLFENVQEATISNSEVIRKKENPYSETGGLSILHGNLAPDGSVIKVGAVDPSIQTFIGEAICFNSHDEAVEAIDGGLVKEGHVVVIRYEGPKGGPGMPEMLAPTSSIVGRGLGTKVALITDGRFSGATRGIAIGHISPEAAEGGPIAYIEDGDEIIIDLLSRSITLSVSNEVLETRKQSVELHEPKVKTGYLARYAKLVTSANTGGILKI; from the coding sequence GTGCGAAGTGACATGATAAAAAAAGGAATCGATCGAGCGCCGCATCGTAGTTTATTATTAGCGGCAGGCGTCAAAGAAGAAGATTTTCATAAACCGTTTATTGCAGTTTGTAATTCATATATTGATATAGTTCCAGGTCATATTCATTTAAGAGAAATGGCTGATGTAGTAAAACAAGCGATTCGAGATGCTGGTGGAGTACCATTCGAGTTTAATACGATTGGTGTCGATGATGGAATCGCAATGGGGCATATTGGAATGAGGTACTCTCTCCCTAGTAGGGAAATTATTGCTGATGCTGCTGAAACAGTCGTTAATGCACATTGGTTTGATGGAGTATTCTATATGCCAAATTGTGATAAGATCACACCGGGAATGCTGATGGCATCTGTTCGGACAAATGTACCAGCGGTTTTCGTATCAGGCGGACCAATGGCTGGTGGGCTTTCTAAAGACGGAAAAGCTTTATCTCTTGTTTCAGTATTTGAAGGGGTTGGAGCTTTTAAATCAGGTAATATGAGTGTTGAAGAATTACTCGATATTGAAAAATCGGCATGTCCAACTTGTGGATCATGTTCAGGAATGTTTACAGCAAATTCAATGAATTGCATTATGGAAATGCTTGGTGTAGCACTCCCGTACAACGGAACAATCCTTGCAACCAGTAAAGACAGACATAAATTAATTCGTGATGCAGCCTATCATTTAATGGACTGTATTGAAAAAGATATTAAGCCAAGAGATATTATTACAAAAGAGGCAATTGATGATGCGTTTGCATTAGATATGGCAATGGGTGGTTCGACAAACACAGTTTTACACTTAATGGCAATTGCAAACGAAGCAGGAATTGAATACGACTTAAAAGATATTAATGATGTAGCGAGAAGAGTACCTTACCTATCAAAAATTAGTCCCGCTTCGCATTACTCAATGCATGATGTGCATTTAGCAGGCGGAGTTCCAGCAATTATTAAAGAACTTACTACAATACCAGGAGCAATTAATAGTGATCGCATTACGATTACAGGAAAAACTTTATTCGAGAATGTGCAAGAAGCTACAATCTCAAATAGTGAAGTAATTCGTAAAAAAGAAAATCCTTATTCTGAGACAGGAGGATTATCAATATTACATGGTAATCTTGCGCCAGATGGATCAGTTATTAAAGTAGGTGCAGTTGACCCTTCAATTCAAACATTTATAGGCGAAGCAATTTGTTTTAACTCACATGATGAAGCGGTTGAAGCAATTGATGGAGGGCTCGTAAAAGAAGGGCATGTCGTTGTAATTCGATATGAAGGTCCAAAAGGAGGACCTGGAATGCCTGAAATGCTCGCACCAACTTCATCTATTGTTGGTAGAGGACTAGGAACAAAGGTTGCTTTAATTACAGATGGTCGTTTTTCAGGTGCTACCCGAGGAATTGCAATAGGACATATTTCTCCAGAGGCAGCTGAAGGTGGACCAATCGCATATATTGAAGACGGTGATGAAATCATTATCGATCTTTTATCAAGAAGTATTACATTATCAGTTTCAAATGAAGTTTTAGAAACTCGAAAACAATCGGTTGAATTGCATGAACCGAAAGTAAAAACAGGTTATTTAGCAAGATATGCAAAATTAGTTACTTCTGCTAATACAGGTGGAATTTTAAAAATATGA
- the ilvE gene encoding branched-chain-amino-acid transaminase, whose protein sequence is MTAQQIFLNGEFVQKQDAKVSVYDHGYLYGDGVFEGIRVYEGNVFRLKEHLIRLYESAKSILLTIPYSLEELTQIVVETVNRNNLHSGYIRLVVSRGEGNLGLDPASCLRANVVVIAEQLALFPQELYDNGMEIVTVATRRNRSDVLNPQIKSLNYLNNILVKIEAKLAGVQEALMLNDQGFVAEGSGDNVFLVKGNKLITPPSSAGALEGITRNAIMELGDTLGYEVEEKLFTRHDVYIADEVFLTGTAAEVIGVSKVDGRVIGNGKPGPNTQRLLQAFRQLVVEDGEKIYVKQG, encoded by the coding sequence GTGACAGCCCAGCAGATTTTTCTAAATGGTGAATTCGTTCAAAAGCAGGATGCTAAAGTTTCTGTATATGATCATGGATATCTATATGGAGATGGAGTATTCGAAGGAATTCGCGTATATGAAGGTAATGTATTTCGCTTAAAAGAACATCTAATTCGATTATACGAATCAGCAAAATCAATTTTATTAACGATTCCTTACTCTTTGGAAGAATTAACTCAAATTGTTGTTGAAACAGTCAATCGTAATAACTTACATAGTGGTTATATTCGACTCGTCGTCTCAAGAGGTGAAGGAAATTTAGGATTAGATCCAGCTTCATGTTTAAGAGCAAATGTAGTTGTAATTGCAGAACAACTAGCACTTTTTCCACAAGAACTATATGACAATGGGATGGAAATTGTAACAGTAGCAACGAGAAGAAATCGAAGTGATGTATTAAATCCACAAATTAAGTCTTTAAATTACTTAAATAATATATTAGTAAAAATTGAAGCTAAATTAGCAGGTGTTCAAGAAGCGCTTATGCTAAATGATCAAGGTTTCGTAGCTGAAGGGTCAGGAGATAACGTTTTCTTAGTAAAAGGAAATAAGTTAATTACTCCACCAAGTTCAGCAGGTGCATTAGAAGGAATTACAAGAAATGCAATTATGGAACTAGGCGACACATTAGGTTATGAGGTAGAAGAAAAATTATTTACTAGACATGATGTTTATATTGCAGATGAAGTTTTCTTAACAGGAACAGCAGCTGAAGTAATTGGTGTATCTAAAGTAGATGGTCGAGTGATTGGTAATGGTAAACCTGGTCCAAATACACAGCGTTTATTACAAGCATTTCGTCAATTAGTAGTAGAAGACGGAGAAAAAATTTACGTAAAACAAGGGTGA
- a CDS encoding ABC transporter permease/substrate-binding protein, which translates to MILSSFTSTLTNRKEQLLTALLEHIQISVFALIIAILLAVPIGIYLTKKKVLAEFVIATTAIIQTIPSLALLGILIPLVGIGKIPAVIALSVYALLPILRNTYTGIKEIDPILLEAATGLGMNSRQRLFKVELPLALPVMMAGIRTAMVIIIGTATIAALIGAGGLGSLILLGIDRNDMNLIILGAIPSALLAILFDFILRLIEKSSFKSFSLRIITICFILLALLFSPLTIKSWNKTDLVIAGKLGAEPEIIMNMYKLLIENETNLNVEVKPNFGKTTFVFNALKKGDIDIYPEYTGTVVSTFLKEKAVSNDAKAVYEQAAKGLAKKYNLTYLEPMKFNDTYALAVPEKISKQLGIKTISDATRVENQLKAGFTLEFTDREDGYLGLQKLYGLKFQNLKTMEPKLRYEAIQRGDLSIIDAYSTDSELQSFNMKVLEDDKNLFPPYQCAPLLRQETLEKYPKVEKILNKLNNKITDDEMREMNYKVNVEGKSAESVAKEFLKDEGLLKK; encoded by the coding sequence ATGATTCTCTCTTCATTTACATCGACTCTTACAAATCGAAAAGAACAATTGTTAACAGCATTGTTAGAGCATATTCAAATTTCAGTATTTGCATTAATCATTGCAATTCTTTTAGCTGTACCAATTGGAATTTACTTAACGAAGAAAAAGGTTCTCGCTGAGTTTGTGATAGCAACTACAGCTATTATTCAAACAATCCCTTCGTTGGCATTGTTAGGCATATTAATTCCATTAGTCGGTATTGGAAAGATTCCAGCGGTAATCGCGTTAAGTGTATATGCATTATTGCCGATTTTGAGAAATACATATACCGGTATTAAGGAGATTGATCCAATTTTATTAGAAGCAGCTACCGGATTAGGAATGAATAGTAGGCAGAGGCTTTTTAAAGTAGAATTACCGCTAGCTTTACCAGTTATGATGGCTGGAATTCGTACTGCAATGGTAATTATTATTGGAACTGCCACAATCGCAGCACTAATCGGAGCAGGGGGCTTAGGAAGCTTAATATTACTCGGAATTGACCGAAATGATATGAATCTTATTATTTTAGGGGCAATTCCATCAGCACTTTTAGCAATTTTATTTGATTTTATTTTAAGATTAATTGAGAAATCGAGTTTTAAGAGTTTTTCATTGAGAATAATTACGATTTGTTTTATTTTATTAGCATTATTATTTTCCCCATTAACCATTAAATCTTGGAATAAAACAGATCTTGTCATCGCTGGGAAACTAGGTGCTGAACCAGAAATTATTATGAATATGTATAAATTATTGATTGAGAACGAAACAAATTTAAATGTTGAAGTTAAGCCTAATTTTGGTAAAACGACATTTGTTTTTAATGCATTAAAAAAAGGTGATATTGATATTTATCCAGAATATACAGGCACAGTCGTTTCTACATTTTTAAAAGAAAAGGCCGTAAGTAATGATGCAAAAGCAGTGTATGAACAAGCTGCCAAAGGTTTAGCAAAAAAGTATAATTTAACTTATTTAGAACCAATGAAATTTAATGACACATATGCATTAGCAGTACCAGAAAAAATTTCAAAACAATTGGGTATTAAAACGATTTCAGATGCAACCCGTGTTGAAAATCAATTAAAGGCAGGGTTCACTTTAGAATTTACAGATCGTGAAGATGGATATTTAGGTTTGCAAAAATTATATGGTCTGAAGTTTCAAAATTTAAAAACGATGGAGCCAAAATTAAGATATGAAGCCATACAGAGAGGAGATCTCTCAATAATCGACGCGTATTCTACTGATAGTGAACTTCAAAGTTTTAACATGAAAGTGTTAGAAGATGATAAAAACTTATTTCCACCATATCAATGTGCTCCACTCTTAAGACAAGAAACACTTGAAAAATATCCTAAAGTGGAAAAAATACTAAATAAATTAAACAATAAAATAACAGATGATGAAATGAGAGAAATGAATTACAAAGTGAATGTTGAAGGAAAGTCTGCTGAAAGTGTTGCCAAGGAGTTTTTGAAGGATGAAGGCTTGTTGAAAAAATGA
- a CDS encoding ATP-binding cassette domain-containing protein — protein sequence MIQFQDVSFKFSNGNYGVQDLSFSIQAGECFVLIGPSGCGKTSTIKLINRLIKPTDGEIFYNDKNIKDYDEHKLRRDFGYVLQQIALFPHLNVEENISIVPELKKWSKAQIKDRVAELLELVKLNPQEFSKRSVSELSGGQQQRVGVARALAGNPNLLLMDEPFSALDPITRLQLQKDLNLLKTKINKSILFVTHDLDEAFYLGDRIGIMHGGELVQVGTKDEVLNNPINPFVEQFIDNYRSKAVLKEGI from the coding sequence ATGATTCAATTTCAAGATGTATCTTTTAAGTTTTCAAATGGAAATTATGGGGTTCAAGATTTATCATTTTCAATTCAAGCAGGTGAATGTTTTGTTTTGATTGGCCCGAGTGGATGTGGAAAAACGTCAACAATTAAATTAATAAATAGATTAATTAAGCCGACAGATGGAGAAATTTTTTATAATGATAAAAATATTAAAGATTATGACGAACACAAGTTGAGGCGAGATTTTGGATATGTCCTTCAACAAATTGCTTTATTCCCACATTTGAATGTCGAAGAAAACATTTCGATCGTGCCGGAATTGAAAAAATGGAGTAAAGCGCAGATTAAAGATCGAGTCGCAGAATTACTTGAATTAGTAAAATTAAATCCGCAGGAATTTAGTAAAAGATCAGTTTCGGAATTATCGGGTGGGCAACAACAGCGTGTAGGTGTAGCGAGGGCCTTAGCAGGAAACCCAAATCTATTGCTAATGGATGAGCCGTTTAGTGCATTAGATCCAATTACAAGATTACAATTACAAAAAGATTTGAATCTATTAAAAACTAAGATAAATAAATCAATCCTATTTGTTACACATGATTTGGATGAAGCATTTTATTTAGGAGATCGGATAGGTATCATGCACGGAGGTGAATTAGTTCAAGTAGGTACGAAGGATGAAGTGTTAAATAATCCAATTAACCCATTCGTCGAACAATTTATAGACAACTATCGTAGTAAAGCTGTCTTGAAGGAGGGGATTTAA
- a CDS encoding alpha-hydroxy-acid oxidizing protein, which translates to MNNFGNNIQLQIYGSGKKSEIPVRFEDLERLAKEKLAEEPFYYIAGGAGNERSMNDNRLAFDKWKIVPRMLRNVAERDISINLFGKTYNSPVLFAPIGVQSIAHPEGELEACRAAAELQIPYITSTASTYSLEKVSNVLGDAPKWYQLYCSSDMEIAASMIKRAEANGYEAIVITLDTSIMGWREKDIENAYLPFLQRQGIGNYLEDPVFRSRLNNTPEEDPQSAILLWTKLFGNPSLTWDDLSFLRSQTKLPILLKGILHKDDAMLALEYGMDGIVVSNHGGRQVDGTISTLDALESICSELKGRLPILMDSGIRRGSDIYKALAIGADAVLIGRPYMYGLALAGKNGIVQVMKNILADFDLTMALSGQKNISELKPSILVKQY; encoded by the coding sequence ATGAATAATTTTGGAAATAATATTCAATTGCAAATATATGGTAGTGGGAAGAAAAGTGAGATTCCTGTTAGATTTGAAGATTTAGAGAGGCTGGCTAAAGAGAAATTAGCAGAGGAGCCTTTTTATTATATAGCGGGTGGCGCGGGTAATGAGCGATCGATGAATGATAATCGATTAGCATTCGATAAGTGGAAAATTGTACCGAGAATGCTACGAAATGTTGCTGAGCGTGATATTAGTATAAATTTATTTGGTAAAACATATAATTCGCCGGTTTTATTTGCTCCAATTGGTGTGCAATCTATTGCCCATCCAGAGGGAGAGCTTGAAGCTTGTAGAGCAGCAGCTGAATTGCAAATTCCTTATATAACTAGTACAGCATCAACTTATTCATTGGAAAAGGTGTCAAATGTATTAGGAGATGCTCCCAAATGGTACCAATTATATTGTAGTAGTGATATGGAAATTGCAGCAAGTATGATTAAACGTGCCGAAGCAAATGGGTACGAAGCAATTGTTATTACTCTTGATACTTCAATCATGGGTTGGAGAGAGAAAGATATTGAAAATGCCTATTTACCATTTTTACAAAGACAAGGTATTGGTAACTATTTAGAAGATCCTGTGTTTCGCTCAAGATTAAATAATACACCTGAGGAGGATCCTCAATCTGCCATTCTATTATGGACAAAATTATTTGGTAATCCTTCATTAACGTGGGATGATTTATCATTTTTACGAAGTCAAACGAAATTACCTATTTTATTAAAGGGAATTTTACACAAGGATGATGCGATGCTTGCGCTTGAATATGGTATGGATGGCATTGTCGTTTCGAACCATGGTGGAAGACAGGTTGATGGAACGATTAGTACTTTAGATGCATTAGAAAGTATATGTAGTGAGTTAAAAGGTAGATTACCAATTTTAATGGATAGTGGCATTAGAAGAGGATCAGATATATATAAAGCATTAGCAATTGGTGCTGATGCAGTTTTAATTGGCAGACCATATATGTATGGCTTAGCACTTGCGGGCAAAAATGGAATAGTGCAAGTAATGAAAAATATTTTAGCTGATTTTGATCTAACGATGGCTTTATCGGGACAAAAAAATATAAGTGAGTTGAAACCGTCTATATTAGTTAAACAGTATTAA